In the genome of Rhizobium etli 8C-3, one region contains:
- a CDS encoding CBS domain-containing protein yields the protein MLVKDVMMKKVVGVSPDNSVRRAAEIMLANHVSGVPVIDDAGRLVGIISEGDLLRRTELGRGAIADLGGQAFSAEDRAKAYVKSNAWRVADVMSRNPVVVEEDASLAHVSGLMQEHGIKRIPVMKKGALVGIVSRADLLKAIVTAHQDETAPGDEAIRRSISIRLSENTGLEGKDMTVTVIDGVAHLWGRVDTAECRKAARVAAENVRGVIKVVEHYPEDGP from the coding sequence ATGCTAGTCAAAGATGTGATGATGAAGAAAGTGGTTGGAGTTTCGCCGGACAACAGCGTCCGGCGGGCTGCTGAGATCATGCTCGCCAATCACGTAAGTGGTGTTCCAGTCATTGACGACGCAGGTCGTCTCGTCGGGATCATCAGCGAGGGCGATCTGTTGCGGAGAACGGAGTTGGGGCGTGGAGCCATTGCCGACCTTGGAGGTCAGGCTTTTTCCGCCGAGGACAGAGCCAAGGCCTATGTTAAGAGCAACGCGTGGAGGGTGGCTGACGTCATGAGCCGCAACCCTGTGGTCGTGGAAGAAGACGCGTCTCTTGCCCACGTCTCTGGTTTGATGCAGGAGCATGGCATCAAGCGAATTCCGGTCATGAAAAAGGGTGCGCTGGTCGGCATCGTCAGTCGTGCGGACCTTCTCAAAGCAATTGTTACAGCCCACCAGGATGAAACCGCGCCGGGTGACGAGGCCATCCGTCGCAGCATATCGATCCGCCTCAGCGAAAATACGGGCCTAGAAGGAAAAGACATGACCGTGACCGTCATCGACGGTGTCGCTCACCTATGGGGAAGGGTTGATACAGCAGAGTGCAGGAAGGCAGCGCGAGTAGCGGCCGAGAATGTCCGCGGCGTGATTAAAGTGGTTGAGCATTATCCTGAGGATGGTCCGTGA
- a CDS encoding LacI family DNA-binding transcriptional regulator gives MELKHQTTVTLAEVAEAAGVGESTVSRVLRNHGSFSDKTRVRVMAAVERLGYVPNRIAGTLASNGSRLVAFVVPSLSNIVFPDVLRGASTVLEENRYQAVFSVSDYDPHKEEALTAAMLAWRPAAVMVAGYEHTDGTIKRLRASGCRIVELLDVDGDALDMAVGFSNRAAGRQSAAFLLKRGYRRIGYVGHDLNRDTRAGKRFSGFCEALAAGDATLADREILAGASSVENGRLGLEQLLARSADLDAVYFSNDDMALGGYFHCLARGISIPSQLAIFGYNGLDIGRVTPQPLSTIRTPRVETGKVAAQLVVNNSPSQVVDLGFELIEGATA, from the coding sequence GTGGAACTCAAACACCAGACGACAGTAACGCTTGCAGAGGTCGCAGAAGCGGCCGGGGTCGGCGAGAGCACGGTGTCGCGCGTGCTGCGCAACCACGGCTCCTTTTCCGACAAGACGCGCGTGCGGGTCATGGCGGCGGTCGAGCGGCTGGGTTATGTACCGAACCGGATCGCGGGTACTCTGGCCTCCAACGGTTCGCGTCTTGTTGCCTTCGTTGTCCCATCGCTTTCAAACATCGTCTTTCCCGACGTCCTGAGAGGCGCAAGCACCGTTCTGGAGGAAAACCGATACCAGGCGGTGTTTTCCGTCAGCGACTATGATCCGCACAAGGAGGAAGCTCTGACCGCTGCGATGCTCGCCTGGCGGCCGGCGGCAGTCATGGTGGCCGGATACGAGCACACCGACGGTACCATAAAGAGATTGCGCGCGAGCGGTTGCCGGATCGTGGAACTGCTCGACGTGGACGGTGATGCTCTCGACATGGCCGTCGGCTTTTCCAACCGTGCTGCCGGACGGCAAAGTGCTGCCTTCCTGCTAAAGCGGGGCTATCGCCGCATCGGTTATGTCGGTCACGACCTGAACCGCGACACCCGCGCCGGCAAGCGGTTTTCCGGCTTCTGCGAAGCCCTCGCCGCTGGCGATGCGACCCTTGCCGATCGCGAGATTCTCGCAGGGGCATCATCCGTGGAGAACGGCAGGCTGGGGCTGGAGCAGTTGCTCGCCCGAAGCGCAGATCTCGATGCCGTTTATTTTTCGAACGACGACATGGCGCTGGGCGGCTATTTTCATTGCCTCGCAAGGGGAATTTCGATCCCCTCACAGCTTGCCATATTCGGCTATAACGGTCTCGATATCGGCCGGGTAACGCCGCAGCCGCTCTCGACCATCCGCACCCCCCGCGTTGAGACCGGAAAGGTGGCCGCACAGCTTGTCGTCAATAATTCGCCCTCCCAGGTGGTCGATCTCGGATTTGAGCTGATCGAAGGGGCAACCGCTTGA
- a CDS encoding glucoamylase family protein, producing MPETLSTDADLHRMPTDEDLGRLQFSTLLYYLHCTNPDNGLVRDKTEPNAPASIAAIGMALATIPVVVERGVLIRQFAAKITRNRLRYLMACPQGPEPDSSGYKGFFYHFLNIETGRRVWQCELSTIDSAFLFAGALTAATYFDGDTADEVEIRQLAMALYERADWNWARDGGPTLTHGWRPESGFIPYRWRGYDEGLLLYIIGLGSPTHPLPPECYAAYTETYEWRNIYGRELLYSGPLFTHQLSHMWIDFRGIRDAFMRHHDTDYFENSRHATYVQREYAIRNPMDFAGYGELCWGFTACDGPGWGKRTIAGVDREFFDYIARGAPFGPDDGTVAPWVVVASLPFAPEIVVPTVRNFARMNLGMTRLYGFKPSFNQMYAVENNQAGWWVSPYHFGIDQGPVVLMIENYRTGLLWNIMRKCKPIVTGLRRAGFSGGWL from the coding sequence ATGCCCGAAACGCTCTCAACCGACGCCGATCTCCACCGCATGCCAACCGACGAGGATCTCGGTCGGCTGCAATTCAGCACCCTGCTGTACTATCTCCACTGCACCAACCCGGACAATGGCCTGGTTCGCGACAAGACAGAACCGAACGCCCCGGCAAGCATCGCGGCGATCGGCATGGCGCTGGCGACGATCCCCGTGGTTGTCGAACGCGGTGTCCTTATCCGCCAATTTGCAGCGAAGATTACCCGCAACCGCTTGAGATATCTGATGGCATGCCCGCAGGGGCCGGAGCCGGATTCTTCTGGCTACAAAGGTTTTTTTTACCACTTTCTGAACATCGAAACGGGCCGCCGGGTGTGGCAATGCGAGCTGTCGACGATCGACTCGGCCTTCCTGTTTGCGGGTGCCTTGACCGCCGCCACCTATTTTGACGGCGACACGGCCGATGAGGTGGAAATCCGCCAGCTCGCGATGGCGCTTTACGAGCGTGCCGACTGGAACTGGGCTCGCGATGGGGGTCCAACTTTAACGCATGGCTGGCGTCCGGAGAGTGGTTTCATTCCCTATCGGTGGCGCGGCTACGATGAAGGCCTTTTGCTCTACATCATCGGTCTAGGATCCCCAACTCACCCTTTGCCGCCCGAATGCTATGCCGCCTACACCGAAACCTATGAATGGCGAAATATCTACGGCCGCGAGCTGCTGTATTCCGGACCGCTGTTTACCCATCAACTGTCGCACATGTGGATCGACTTTCGAGGCATCCGCGATGCGTTCATGCGCCACCATGACACCGACTATTTCGAAAACAGCCGGCATGCGACATATGTCCAGCGAGAATATGCAATCCGCAACCCGATGGACTTCGCAGGCTATGGCGAACTTTGTTGGGGATTCACCGCATGCGACGGACCCGGTTGGGGCAAGCGGACGATAGCTGGGGTCGACCGAGAGTTCTTCGACTACATTGCCCGCGGGGCTCCCTTCGGACCTGACGACGGGACTGTCGCGCCATGGGTCGTCGTCGCCTCGCTGCCGTTCGCGCCGGAGATCGTCGTGCCGACTGTTCGCAACTTTGCGCGTATGAATCTCGGCATGACGCGGCTTTACGGCTTCAAGCCGTCGTTCAACCAGATGTATGCCGTGGAAAACAATCAGGCCGGATGGTGGGTAAGTCCTTATCATTTCGGCATCGACCAGGGCCCGGTAGTGCTGATGATCGAAAACTATCGGACCGGCTTGCTCTGGAACATCATGCGCAAATGCAAGCCCATCGTGACCGGATTGAGACGTGCGGGATTTTCAGGGGGCTGGCTCTAG
- a CDS encoding GH36-type glycosyl hydrolase domain-containing protein: MATSTSEAVRKRSTAEPANPGSAVALLSNDRYSVLVTAAGAGYGTWQGLDITRWREDSTRDCWGQFCYVRDLNDNDLWSIGRQPVSLPSNVYEHAFHGDRAEFCCHAGDIEIISKICVASDVDAEVRMLTVTNNGTRERTLELTSYAEVCLNNRRADMAHPAFVKLFVETRYDGATGALFARRRPRAAGEKATWAVHVSSSNLPPSQDLQYETDRLRFLGRGRTTANPVIFDAGGSLSGTAGPVLDPVFCLRRTVRMAPGAVARVAFVTGAAQDQSAVELIAAKYAKIDAAEQAFAEASERYRSELQTLSLTPDDVSLFNRLAGSVVFANPTMRQVTALQNDRLDRAALWAHGVSGDLPIVLVRANADKDHALIRQVMMGHDFLRRKGLGFDLVLLDEGGAANTKRLTEKLLSGPQAEVIGKPGGIFILSAPDTESEHLRTIETAARIVLLGSGGELADQLDRPLPALSPLSQTLAARVSEQPAASPSIPVEDLQHWNGFGGFTPDGREYVVRVDAVRPRAPVLPPAPWTNVIANPDFGCLTTEAGLGYTWSENSQMNRLTPWSNDPVTDAPGEVLYLRDEETGDVWTPTPLPLGPGAVVTVRHGQGYSRYASHSRHISQELTVSVPPNDPVKIIRLRLSNDDTRVRHVTATYFAEWVLGTQREETATRIVCERDARSHAIVARNPWAGDFAQKLAFAAASQPLRSATSDRSEFLGQYGSVFQPAALERTNLAERFGPLLDPCAALMVEISLLPGESREVVFILGEAAGLDEVSRLVHDHADVERACESLSAASRQWDDILNSIQVSTPDPGMNLMMNRWLLYQVLVCRVWARTSNYQSGGAYGFRDQLQDVMALVYSTPNEARSQILRAAARQFEEGDVQHWWHPPSGVGVRTRITDDLYFLPLVVQHYVSTTGDVQLLDEMVPYITSPVLKDDQEEDFNQPAVSEQSGTIYEHCVRALEHGYRLGSHGLPLMGTGDWNDGMNKVGAEGRGESVWNGWFFLTVLKSFATISAARGDQSRATWCRERTEALCKALEANAWDGGWYRRAYFDDGTPLGSSLNDECRIDAIPQAWAVISGEADAGRASKAMREVHDRLVRQEDKLIKLFDPPFDEGLLQPGYIKGYVPGIRENGGQYTHAATWVVWATALQGDGDLALKLWNLINPICHGATRDQIECYKVEPYAVSADIYGAPPHTGRGGWTWYTGSASWFYRAALEAILGFRQQGRLLRFEPCVPPSWPSYEITYRTGSTIYRIRFDNARGIGRGVHSVTLDGEPVANGAVRLAEDGRTHDVHVVVG; encoded by the coding sequence GTGGCAACGAGCACGTCCGAGGCAGTACGCAAGCGCAGCACCGCCGAGCCGGCCAATCCCGGCTCAGCGGTCGCGTTGCTTTCCAACGATCGGTATAGTGTCCTGGTCACAGCAGCCGGGGCCGGTTACGGAACCTGGCAAGGTCTTGACATTACCCGGTGGCGCGAGGACAGCACCCGCGATTGCTGGGGCCAATTTTGTTATGTTCGGGATCTGAATGACAACGATCTCTGGTCTATCGGACGGCAGCCGGTATCTTTGCCATCAAATGTCTACGAGCACGCCTTTCACGGAGACAGGGCCGAATTCTGCTGTCATGCCGGTGACATCGAGATTATCTCGAAAATCTGTGTCGCGTCCGACGTGGACGCGGAAGTGCGTATGCTCACGGTCACGAACAATGGCACAAGGGAGCGAACGCTCGAACTGACAAGCTATGCCGAGGTCTGCCTGAACAATCGTCGTGCAGACATGGCGCATCCGGCTTTTGTCAAGCTCTTTGTCGAAACACGGTATGACGGGGCGACAGGCGCCTTGTTTGCGCGCCGCAGGCCCCGTGCTGCCGGGGAAAAGGCCACTTGGGCAGTCCACGTGTCCTCATCGAACCTGCCGCCTTCCCAAGACCTCCAATATGAAACTGATCGGCTGAGATTTCTTGGCCGAGGCCGAACGACAGCCAATCCCGTGATATTCGACGCGGGTGGATCGCTCTCCGGGACTGCAGGTCCCGTCCTCGACCCGGTTTTCTGTTTGCGACGGACGGTTCGCATGGCTCCAGGCGCCGTAGCCCGTGTCGCCTTCGTCACAGGCGCTGCGCAAGACCAGTCCGCCGTCGAGCTCATCGCCGCAAAATATGCCAAGATCGACGCGGCCGAGCAAGCCTTCGCCGAAGCATCGGAGAGATATCGAAGCGAGCTTCAGACGTTGAGCCTTACGCCTGACGATGTCTCGTTGTTCAATCGGTTGGCCGGGAGCGTCGTCTTCGCAAACCCGACGATGCGGCAGGTGACAGCGCTGCAGAACGATCGACTGGATCGGGCGGCTTTGTGGGCTCATGGTGTCTCCGGCGACCTCCCCATCGTACTGGTGCGCGCAAATGCCGACAAGGACCATGCCCTCATTCGGCAGGTGATGATGGGCCACGATTTCCTTCGGCGGAAGGGCTTGGGATTTGACCTTGTCCTGCTTGACGAGGGCGGCGCAGCCAACACCAAGCGACTGACCGAAAAGCTGCTATCTGGCCCGCAAGCCGAAGTGATCGGTAAACCCGGCGGAATCTTTATCCTTTCCGCGCCCGATACCGAGAGCGAACACTTGAGGACCATCGAAACGGCGGCGCGCATAGTCCTGCTGGGAAGCGGCGGCGAACTTGCCGACCAGCTCGACCGGCCCTTGCCCGCTCTGTCACCTCTTTCGCAGACGTTGGCCGCTCGGGTGAGCGAGCAACCTGCAGCCTCACCTTCTATCCCGGTGGAGGATTTGCAGCACTGGAACGGATTCGGAGGCTTCACGCCCGACGGGCGCGAGTATGTCGTGCGTGTGGACGCTGTCAGACCACGAGCCCCCGTCCTTCCGCCCGCACCTTGGACCAACGTGATCGCAAACCCTGATTTTGGCTGCCTGACGACTGAAGCCGGTCTTGGCTATACCTGGTCGGAGAACAGCCAGATGAACCGGCTGACGCCGTGGTCGAACGATCCGGTTACGGATGCGCCGGGCGAGGTCCTTTATTTGCGAGATGAAGAAACCGGAGACGTCTGGACGCCGACACCGCTGCCTCTCGGTCCTGGTGCGGTCGTGACTGTTCGTCACGGCCAAGGTTACAGCCGATATGCAAGTCACAGCCGTCACATCAGTCAAGAACTGACGGTGTCGGTGCCGCCTAACGATCCGGTCAAGATCATTCGACTTCGGCTTAGCAACGACGACACCCGGGTTCGGCATGTCACCGCAACCTACTTCGCCGAGTGGGTGCTTGGGACCCAGCGCGAAGAGACGGCAACGCGGATTGTTTGCGAGCGGGATGCCAGATCGCATGCGATTGTGGCCAGGAACCCCTGGGCCGGAGATTTTGCGCAAAAGCTGGCGTTTGCAGCCGCCAGTCAGCCGTTAAGGTCGGCAACCTCCGACCGTAGCGAGTTCCTGGGCCAATACGGTTCGGTGTTTCAGCCTGCGGCCCTGGAGCGAACCAATCTGGCAGAGCGTTTTGGCCCGTTGCTGGATCCCTGCGCCGCGCTGATGGTGGAGATATCGCTGCTTCCCGGCGAAAGCAGGGAGGTTGTCTTTATACTTGGAGAAGCCGCCGGCCTCGACGAGGTCAGCAGGCTCGTCCATGACCATGCGGACGTCGAGCGCGCATGCGAAAGCCTGTCGGCCGCCTCCCGCCAATGGGATGACATTCTAAACTCGATCCAGGTCTCCACGCCGGACCCCGGCATGAACTTGATGATGAATCGCTGGTTGCTGTACCAGGTCCTGGTATGCCGTGTATGGGCGCGCACGTCAAATTATCAGTCCGGCGGTGCCTACGGTTTCAGGGATCAGCTTCAGGACGTCATGGCGCTGGTCTACAGCACACCGAACGAAGCCCGCTCCCAGATCCTGCGAGCTGCGGCACGCCAATTCGAGGAGGGGGACGTCCAGCACTGGTGGCATCCTCCATCCGGCGTCGGCGTTCGTACACGAATCACCGACGATTTGTATTTTCTGCCGCTTGTCGTTCAACACTACGTGTCCACGACAGGCGACGTTCAACTGCTCGACGAAATGGTGCCCTACATCACCTCACCGGTGCTGAAAGACGACCAGGAGGAAGACTTCAACCAGCCGGCGGTCAGCGAGCAGTCCGGCACCATCTACGAGCACTGCGTCCGTGCGCTGGAGCATGGTTACCGTTTGGGCAGCCACGGTCTTCCCCTGATGGGAACAGGCGACTGGAACGACGGCATGAACAAGGTCGGCGCGGAAGGCAGGGGAGAGAGCGTCTGGAACGGCTGGTTCTTTCTCACGGTCCTCAAGTCATTTGCCACGATTTCGGCGGCACGCGGAGATCAAAGCCGTGCCACCTGGTGTCGCGAACGGACCGAAGCTTTGTGCAAAGCCCTTGAAGCCAACGCCTGGGACGGTGGCTGGTATCGCCGGGCCTATTTTGACGATGGCACGCCGCTCGGGTCGTCCCTGAACGACGAATGCCGGATCGACGCCATCCCGCAGGCCTGGGCTGTCATTTCGGGCGAAGCCGATGCTGGACGGGCTTCAAAGGCGATGCGTGAGGTCCACGACCGGCTGGTACGGCAAGAGGACAAGCTGATCAAACTCTTCGACCCGCCTTTTGACGAAGGCTTGCTGCAACCCGGCTACATCAAGGGCTATGTCCCCGGCATCCGCGAAAATGGCGGCCAATACACGCATGCGGCAACCTGGGTTGTCTGGGCGACGGCCTTGCAGGGCGACGGCGATCTCGCCCTGAAGCTTTGGAACCTGATCAATCCGATTTGTCATGGCGCGACGAGAGATCAAATCGAATGCTACAAGGTGGAACCATATGCGGTCAGCGCCGATATCTATGGCGCGCCCCCACACACCGGGCGCGGTGGATGGACCTGGTACACTGGATCGGCCAGTTGGTTCTATCGCGCCGCGCTCGAGGCGATCCTCGGCTTTCGCCAGCAAGGGCGGTTGCTGCGGTTTGAACCGTGCGTTCCGCCAAGCTGGCCATCTTATGAGATCACATACCGAACTGGATCGACGATCTATCGAATCCGTTTCGACAACGCAAGGGGCATTGGCCGAGGCGTGCATTCTGTCACACTGGACGGTGAGCCTGTCGCGAACGGAGCCGTCCGGCTTGCCGAAGACGGACGTACGCACGATGTCCACGTCGTAGTCGGTTAG
- a CDS encoding ABC transporter ATP-binding protein/permease, which produces MDTQQIPFKVTAARFVRAVRIFMTSEVGRQARMMFAGLVALFLALSSLNVVNSYVGRNFMTAIANREMAEFIRQAIFYIGVFAAFTVVAVVARFTEERLALLWREFLTRRAINLYLTDGTYYHLGVSGQLTYPDQRIAEDMRAFTVTTLSFILMVLNSGLTIVAFSGVLWSISPLLFVVAIMYAACGSYLTIALGRPLIKLNYDQLDKEASFRSGLIQVRENAESIMLARYEEPQALRLSQRLEEVVANFRKITAINRNVGFFTTGYNWLIQIIPALLIAPAYMRGDIDFGVITQSGAAFAMLVGAFSLIITQFQSLSSFAAVVARLSSLMEAIEQAQRSVRSGIEIVEEEGRLAYEQLTLLSSADGHPLVKELSISIPAGTRVLITGPAEAARVALFRATAGVSFNGSGRIVHPGSGEILFLPQRPYLPASTLRQILVRNERADEIPDEHIIQLLRELNLGQIVEQAGGLHVEKDWEMLLSLEAQQLLALVNIHLAAPRFAFLDRIDTTLGPERFHKIMRMLSENSITVINNAETVALRDCHDAVLEFGEDGGWTWTAKGA; this is translated from the coding sequence ATGGACACGCAACAGATTCCGTTCAAGGTAACCGCCGCTCGCTTCGTGCGGGCCGTCAGGATCTTTATGACTTCCGAAGTCGGCAGACAGGCTAGGATGATGTTTGCCGGGCTCGTGGCGCTTTTCTTGGCGCTTAGCAGCCTTAACGTTGTCAACAGCTATGTAGGCCGTAACTTCATGACCGCGATCGCCAATCGCGAAATGGCTGAATTCATCCGGCAAGCGATATTTTACATCGGGGTCTTTGCGGCATTCACCGTTGTTGCAGTCGTCGCCCGGTTCACCGAAGAGCGACTTGCGCTGCTCTGGCGGGAATTTTTGACCCGGCGGGCCATCAATCTCTATCTCACCGATGGGACCTACTATCATCTGGGCGTCTCGGGACAGCTCACCTATCCCGACCAGCGGATCGCCGAGGACATGCGTGCGTTCACCGTCACCACGCTGTCTTTCATCTTGATGGTGCTCAACAGCGGCCTCACGATCGTCGCCTTTTCCGGTGTGCTGTGGTCGATAAGTCCCTTGCTGTTTGTCGTCGCAATTATGTATGCGGCTTGCGGTTCGTACCTGACGATTGCGCTCGGGCGACCGCTCATCAAGCTAAACTACGACCAGCTCGACAAGGAGGCCAGCTTTCGCTCCGGCCTTATTCAAGTGCGAGAAAACGCTGAATCCATTATGCTGGCGCGCTACGAAGAACCGCAGGCCCTTCGCCTGTCGCAGCGACTGGAGGAAGTGGTCGCCAACTTTCGCAAGATTACCGCCATCAATCGCAACGTGGGATTCTTCACCACCGGCTACAACTGGCTGATCCAGATCATTCCTGCCCTGCTCATTGCCCCTGCCTATATGAGAGGGGATATCGATTTCGGCGTCATCACCCAATCCGGCGCAGCCTTCGCAATGCTTGTGGGTGCATTCTCGCTGATTATAACCCAGTTCCAGTCCCTCTCTAGCTTCGCGGCGGTCGTCGCGCGGCTCAGCTCCCTGATGGAGGCCATCGAACAGGCACAAAGATCCGTTAGGTCAGGTATCGAGATCGTCGAGGAAGAAGGGCGTCTGGCGTACGAGCAGTTGACCCTGCTGTCATCGGCAGACGGCCACCCTCTCGTCAAGGAGTTGTCGATCTCGATCCCTGCCGGTACGCGCGTCCTGATCACCGGACCGGCTGAGGCTGCCCGCGTCGCGCTGTTCAGAGCGACGGCTGGCGTTTCCTTCAATGGGTCCGGACGCATCGTTCATCCAGGTTCCGGCGAGATACTCTTCCTGCCTCAGCGGCCCTATCTGCCGGCCAGTACGCTGCGCCAGATACTCGTACGAAACGAGCGCGCCGATGAAATTCCGGACGAGCACATCATCCAGCTTCTGCGCGAGCTTAATCTCGGACAGATCGTTGAACAGGCAGGCGGATTACATGTCGAGAAAGATTGGGAAATGTTGCTTTCGCTGGAAGCGCAGCAACTCCTGGCACTCGTCAATATCCACCTCGCGGCGCCGCGGTTCGCCTTCCTGGATCGAATCGACACGACGCTCGGTCCCGAGCGATTTCACAAGATCATGCGGATGCTTTCTGAAAATTCGATCACCGTCATCAACAACGCCGAAACCGTCGCCTTACGCGATTGCCACGACGCGGTCTTGGAATTCGGTGAGGATGGCGGGTGGACGTGGACGGCAAAGGGAGCCTGA
- a CDS encoding phosphoketolase, translated as MVSLKTAGDAKVSINKSMAADGPLSAEELQSMDAYWRASNYLSVGQIYLLDNPLLKEPLKREHIKPRLLGHWGTSPGLNMLYAHLNRVIKRDDLNMIYVIGPGHGGPSLVAHAYLEGTYSEVYPNIGQDTEGMKRLFKQFSFPGGIPSHVAPETPGSIHEGGELGYALSHAYGAAFDNPDLIVACVVGDGEAETGPLATGWQSNKFLNPARDGCVLPILHLNGYKIANPCFLARIPRDELRKFFEGMGYTPYFVEGDDPAGVHQQLAGVLDTAVADIQEIWADARDRGNVKRPMWPMIVFRTPKGWTCPPEIDGKKSEGYWRSHQVPMGDMDKPEHIRILEGWMKSYRPEELFDDGGRFKPELAALAPAGLRRMSDNPHANGGLLLRDLKMPDFRDYAVSVPSPGATIAESARTMGAFLRDIMKMNMESKNFRLFSPDENNSNRWQDVLEVTNRCYMADIYPDDDHLAPDGRVMEVLSEHQCQGWLEGYLVTGRHGFFSCYEAFIHIIDSMFNQHAKWLKVCNHIPWRRPIASLNYFLSSHVWRQDHNGFSHQDPGFIDHVVNKKADVVRIYLPPDANTLLSVTDHCLRSRNYVNVVVAGKQPAPQWLTMDQAIKHCNEGLGIWEWASNDKGTEPDVVMACCGDVPTLETLAAVELIREHIPELKVRVINVVNLMKLQPPSEHPHGLSDRDFDALFTKNKPIIFAFHGYPWLIHRLTYRRTNHASLHVRGYKEEGTTTTPFDMVVLNEMDRFHLVEDVIDRLPQLGARAAYFKQAIHEKLIEHRQYIEKYGDDMPAISGWKWGLKGQAGAPHRTSTEGDNA; from the coding sequence ATGGTCTCGCTTAAGACGGCAGGAGATGCAAAGGTCTCTATAAACAAGAGCATGGCAGCGGACGGTCCCCTTTCGGCGGAAGAATTACAGTCGATGGATGCCTATTGGCGGGCATCGAACTACCTGTCGGTCGGACAGATCTATCTTCTCGACAATCCTTTGCTGAAAGAACCGCTAAAGCGCGAGCACATAAAGCCGCGGCTGCTTGGTCACTGGGGCACGTCGCCAGGCTTGAACATGCTTTACGCCCACCTCAATCGCGTTATCAAACGCGACGATCTCAACATGATCTACGTCATCGGGCCGGGACATGGCGGGCCATCATTGGTCGCTCACGCCTATCTCGAAGGCACCTACAGCGAAGTCTATCCCAACATTGGCCAAGACACGGAGGGCATGAAGAGGCTGTTCAAACAGTTCAGTTTTCCAGGCGGCATCCCGAGCCACGTTGCTCCCGAAACACCCGGCAGCATTCACGAGGGCGGCGAACTGGGCTATGCCCTCAGCCACGCCTACGGAGCGGCGTTCGACAATCCGGATCTGATTGTCGCCTGCGTTGTCGGCGACGGAGAAGCCGAGACGGGGCCGCTTGCAACAGGCTGGCAAAGCAACAAGTTCTTGAATCCTGCTCGCGATGGTTGCGTGCTGCCTATCCTGCACCTGAACGGCTACAAGATCGCCAATCCATGCTTTCTAGCCCGCATTCCCCGCGACGAGCTGAGGAAATTTTTCGAAGGCATGGGTTACACGCCATATTTCGTCGAGGGTGACGACCCTGCCGGTGTGCACCAGCAACTGGCTGGCGTCCTTGATACAGCAGTGGCGGATATCCAGGAAATCTGGGCAGATGCCCGCGACAGAGGCAACGTGAAACGTCCCATGTGGCCGATGATCGTTTTCCGCACACCCAAGGGCTGGACCTGCCCGCCTGAGATAGACGGCAAGAAATCCGAAGGCTATTGGCGCTCGCACCAAGTGCCGATGGGCGACATGGACAAGCCGGAGCACATCCGTATTCTCGAAGGATGGATGAAGAGCTACCGCCCCGAGGAACTGTTCGACGACGGTGGCCGGTTCAAACCGGAGCTGGCAGCTCTTGCCCCTGCAGGGCTTCGTCGAATGAGCGACAACCCCCACGCCAACGGCGGCTTGCTGCTGCGGGACCTGAAGATGCCCGACTTCCGGGATTACGCGGTATCCGTACCGAGCCCTGGGGCAACCATCGCCGAGTCTGCGCGGACGATGGGCGCGTTTCTCCGGGATATCATGAAGATGAACATGGAGAGCAAGAACTTCCGCCTGTTCAGCCCTGATGAAAACAACTCGAACCGCTGGCAGGATGTGCTGGAAGTCACCAATCGCTGCTACATGGCGGATATCTACCCGGATGATGATCATCTGGCGCCGGACGGCCGGGTGATGGAGGTCCTCAGCGAGCACCAATGCCAGGGCTGGCTGGAAGGCTACCTGGTGACCGGCCGGCATGGCTTCTTTTCCTGCTATGAAGCCTTCATCCACATTATCGACTCGATGTTCAACCAGCACGCCAAATGGCTGAAGGTGTGCAACCACATTCCATGGCGGCGACCGATCGCCTCGCTCAACTACTTCCTGAGCTCCCACGTCTGGCGGCAGGACCACAATGGCTTCAGCCACCAGGATCCGGGGTTCATCGACCATGTGGTCAACAAGAAGGCGGACGTCGTGCGGATATATCTGCCGCCGGACGCCAATACTCTTCTCTCGGTAACAGATCACTGCCTGCGCAGCCGCAACTACGTCAATGTCGTTGTCGCCGGCAAGCAGCCTGCCCCGCAGTGGCTCACGATGGATCAGGCCATCAAGCATTGCAATGAGGGCCTTGGTATCTGGGAATGGGCAAGCAACGACAAGGGCACCGAGCCTGACGTCGTGATGGCATGTTGTGGCGATGTTCCAACGCTCGAGACACTCGCGGCAGTCGAGCTGATCCGGGAGCATATTCCGGAGCTGAAAGTCCGCGTCATCAATGTAGTGAACCTGATGAAGCTCCAACCGCCATCCGAGCATCCGCACGGCCTGTCGGATCGCGATTTTGATGCTCTCTTCACCAAGAACAAGCCGATCATCTTCGCCTTCCATGGCTATCCATGGCTTATCCACCGGCTCACCTACCGCCGCACCAACCACGCCAGTCTGCACGTGCGCGGCTACAAGGAAGAGGGAACGACGACGACGCCGTTCGACATGGTCGTGCTGAATGAAATGGACCGCTTCCATCTGGTCGAGGACGTGATCGACCGGCTGCCACAACTCGGTGCGCGCGCGGCCTATTTCAAACAGGCAATTCATGAAAAGCTGATCGAACATAGGCAGTACATCGAGAAATACGGCGACGACATGCCGGCAATAAGCGGCTGGAAATGGGGATTGAAAGGCCAGGCAGGAGCCCCCCATAGAACCTCGACCGAAGGGGACAATGCCTGA